From a region of the Odontesthes bonariensis isolate fOdoBon6 chromosome 2, fOdoBon6.hap1, whole genome shotgun sequence genome:
- the LOC142397515 gene encoding carbonyl reductase [NADPH] 1-like, protein MSTRVAVVTGGNKGIGLAIVRALCKQFQGAVYLTSRDVGRGQEAVESLTSEGLKPLFQQLDINDVNSIAAAAAFFKEKYGGVDVLVNNAGIAYKEADTTPFAVQAEVTLKTNFTATRDVLTHFMPHIKAGGRVVNVSSFVGNQSLAKCSPELQQRFRSDDITEDELVALMQQFVDEAKRGEHKKGGWPDMAYGMSKIGLTTLSVILARRLSKARPNDGILLNACCPGWVQTDMGGSGGVKSPEEGAITPVYLALLPPGATEPHGKFLSDKKVQPW, encoded by the exons GTCGACGCGGGTTGCTGTGGTAACGGGCGGTAACAAGGGCATCGGTCTGGCCATCGTGCGAGCGCTCTGCAAGCAGTTCCAGGGGGCCGTTTACCTCACCTCCAGAGATGT CGGTCGAGGTCAGGAAGCGGTGGAGTCTCTGACCTCGGAGGGTCTGAAGCCGCTGTTTCAGCAGCTGGACATCAACGACGTGAACAGCatcgccgccgccgctgcgttCTTCAAAGAGAAATACGGAGGAGTGGACGTCCTCGTCAATAACGCTGGGATTGCTTATAAAG AGGCGGACACGACTCCATTCGCCGTCCAGGCGGAGGTAACCCTCAAGACGAACTTCACTGCCACCAGAGACGTGCTGACGCACTTCATGCCGCACATCAAAGCTGGAG gtCGTGTGGTGAACGTGTCGAGTTTTGTTGGCAACCAATCTTTGGCGAAGTGCAGCCCAGAGCTCCAGCAGCGTTTCCGCAGCGATGACATCACAGAGGACGAGCTGGTCGCACTGATGCAGCAGTTTGTTGACGAGGCCAAGAGAGGCGAACACAAGAAAGGCGGCTGGCCTGATATGGCGTACGGAATGTCTAAAATTGGACTGACG ACACTGTCCGTGATTCTGGCTCGTCGTCTGTCGAAGGCGAGACCGAACGACGGG ATTCTGCTGAACGCCTGCTGTCCAGGTTGGGTGCAGACAGACATGGGTGGCAGTGGAGGGGTGAAGTCACCAGAGGAGGGCGCCATCACTCCGGTTTACCTGGCGCTGCTGCCTCCAGGAGCCACCGAGCCTCACGGAAAGTTTCTCTCTGATAAGAAAGTTCAGCCGTGGTGA